The Chitinimonas arctica region GACTGCGAGTAGCCGGCGCCGACCTGGATATTGCCGGTCTGCTTTTCCGTTACCGATACATTCACGTCCACCTGGTCGGTGCTATCCGCCACCAGGGGGGTATCGATATTGACCTCGGTGAAATAACCCAGCAGATCGAGCCGTTCCTTCGAACGCTTGACCTTCCAGCCGGCATAGGGCGCCGCTTCCAGCTGCCGCAGTTCGCGCCGGATCACTTCGTCGCGGGTGCGGCTGTTGCCGCTGATATTGACGCGGCGGACATAGGTCTTCTTGCCCGGGTCGACGTAGAAGGTAAAGGCCGCCTCGAATTTTTCCTTGTTGACCTCGGGCACCGCGTTGACATTGGCGAAGGCATAGCCTTCGTCGGCCAGGCGGTCGGAGATGCGCGTGGTGGCGGCATTGATCTTGCTGCGCGAAAACACCTCGCCCGGGGTGATGTCCAGCAGCTTGCGCAGCGTTTCTTCCGGCACGATCAGGTCGCCGGCGAATTTCAGGTCGCTGATGCGGTATTGCTGGCCTTCGCTCAGGTTGACGGTCAGGAACATGTCCTTCTTGTCGTCCGACAGGGCCACCTGCTGCGAGTCGATATTGAATTCCAGGTAGCCGTTGTCCAGGTAGAACGAGCGCAGCGCCTCGATATCGGCCTGCAGCTTGGGCTTGGAATACTGGTCGCTCTTGCTGAACCAGCTGAACCAGCCGCCGGAGTTGAGCTGGAAGGTGTCCTTCAGCTCCTTCTCGGCATACTTTTCGTTACCCACCAGATTGATCTGCTTGATGGTGGCAACCAGTCCTTCGGAAATATCGAAGGCCACGCCAACGCGGTTGCGCTCCAGGCGGGTGACCGTGGTCTTGACACGTACAGAATACTTGCCGCGGCTGTAGTACTGTTTCTTCAGTTCCTGCTCGGCCGCGCCCAGCATGGCTTGGTCGAAGGTACGGCTTTCCGCCAGGCCGTTTTCACGCAGTGCCTTCAGCAGCTGATCCGATTCGAATTCCTTGGCGCCTTCGATCTGGATGTTGGCGATGATGGGACGTTCGTCCACCGACACCACCAGCACGCCTTTATCGGCTTCGATACGGACATCGCTGTAGAAGCCGGTGGCGAACAGCGCCTTGATGGCGGCTGCGGCCTTTTCGTCGTCGACGCGGTCGCCCACCTTGACCGGCAGGTAGTTGAACACCGTACCGGCTTCGGTGCGCTGGATACCCTCGACACGAATATCCTTGATGACAAAGGATTCGAAAGCCTGGGCGGGAAGTGAGAGGCCGAATGCGGCCAATAGGGCGAGCGAGATCGAGGTCGGTTTCATATTCAGATCTGGCGGAACAAGCCTTTAGCCCGTCCACCGCTGGATGGAGTTTGGATAGTGGAGGCCCTGCGTGATCGCACGCGGTTCAAAGCCCCCTCAACTACCCACCAATCGCGTTATGTCGTTGAACAGGGCCACAATCATCAACGCCGCGAGGAGTCCGACGCCCACGCGCTGACCAAGTTCCATCACGCGTTCCGACAGGGGCCGGCCCCGCAAAAGTTCGGCGGAATAATACATCAAATGACCGCCATCCAGCACCGGCACGGGTAGCAGGTTGAGTACCCCTAGGCTGATGCTGATCAGGCAGAGAAATTCCAGGTAGGCGTGCAGACCGATCTGCGCGCTCTGTCCGGCGATACCGGCTATGGCCACCGGCCCGGAAAGTTGCTTATACGAGACATTGCCGGTGACCATCCGCCACATCATGCGCAGCGACAGGCTGGAGATGGTCCAGGTCTGCCGCAAGGCCTTGCCCATGGCGGCTACCGGCCCCCGCTGCACGGTCTGGCGGATATCGGCCAATGCATCGATATCGACCGACAGGCCGGCGCCGATCCGGCCAAAGCGTTTTGGTCCATCCTGGCTGGCCTCGGGCGTCAGGGTCAGGGAGATAAGCCGCCCATCGCGGCGGACCTCGAGCTGCGTGGCCAGTCCCGGCCTTGCCTGGATAGCCTTGATAAACGTACCGGGATCAGGCGTGGGCTTGCCGGCAACCGACAAGGGCTGGTCGCCCACCTTGAGCCCGGCCCGCTGCGCCACGCTGGCGGGCTCCAGCTGGCCGATGCGCGTCACCCCGAGATAAAGGCCCAGGGCGGCGCCCAGTCCGCCGTTGATCATTTCCTTGTCTACCTCGGCGAAATCCAGCGCCAGGGTTGCGGTCTGGCTATCCGCCCGCCGGACCAGTACCTTGACGTCGGCACGGGCGGAGGCCTGGTCTATCAAGGTCAGCTGGGCATCGGTCCAGCTTTCGACGTTCTCGCCATCGATATCCAGCAGGGTATCGCCTGGCCGGAAACCGGCTTGCTCGGCGATGCTGCCGTGCGCGACCATGCCGATGCGCGGCCGCACGGTTTCCACGCCGACCATATAGATGGCCCAGTAGATCAGGATGGCCAGTACGAAATTCGCCAGCGGGCCGGCCGCCACGATGGCGATACGGGCCTGCGGAGTCTGCCGATTGAAGGCACGGTCCAGTTCCGCCGCCGGCACGGGCCCT contains the following coding sequences:
- the bamA gene encoding outer membrane protein assembly factor BamA gives rise to the protein MKPTSISLALLAAFGLSLPAQAFESFVIKDIRVEGIQRTEAGTVFNYLPVKVGDRVDDEKAAAAIKALFATGFYSDVRIEADKGVLVVSVDERPIIANIQIEGAKEFESDQLLKALRENGLAESRTFDQAMLGAAEQELKKQYYSRGKYSVRVKTTVTRLERNRVGVAFDISEGLVATIKQINLVGNEKYAEKELKDTFQLNSGGWFSWFSKSDQYSKPKLQADIEALRSFYLDNGYLEFNIDSQQVALSDDKKDMFLTVNLSEGQQYRISDLKFAGDLIVPEETLRKLLDITPGEVFSRSKINAATTRISDRLADEGYAFANVNAVPEVNKEKFEAAFTFYVDPGKKTYVRRVNISGNSRTRDEVIRRELRQLEAAPYAGWKVKRSKERLDLLGYFTEVNIDTPLVADSTDQVDVNVSVTEKQTGNIQVGAGYSQSDGMVLSGSIAQANIFGSGKYLKLELNTSKSTRVYAASFTNPYATPDGVARGFDIYKRRYEPSNNVVGTYSNDTLGAGLRWSVPVSEYDGVNFGLSAERSKLTVYGNSPREYKNFVNKYGDRNLTLLGTVGWARDTRDSALFPTRGKLMTVSGEAGLPGGDIKYYKLTAQQQWFVPLNKTFTFLWNVEAGYGGGLGGQKLPFYSNFFAGGVGSVRGYDSSSLGPRTVDTVRNADGTVTTLNASDATGGNRRLVNNFELLLPVPGMKTDKSVRLSAFVDGGAVWGEGDKLRFNDMRYSAGLAFSWIAPVGPMKFSYAKPLNNKPGDKIDRFQFSLGQIF
- the rseP gene encoding RIP metalloprotease RseP, translated to MSYLITVLAFAFAVGVLVAIHEYGHYWVAKRFNVKILTFSIGFGKPLLRWQRGETQWQLAAIPLGGYVKMLDEREGPVPAAELDRAFNRQTPQARIAIVAAGPLANFVLAILIYWAIYMVGVETVRPRIGMVAHGSIAEQAGFRPGDTLLDIDGENVESWTDAQLTLIDQASARADVKVLVRRADSQTATLALDFAEVDKEMINGGLGAALGLYLGVTRIGQLEPASVAQRAGLKVGDQPLSVAGKPTPDPGTFIKAIQARPGLATQLEVRRDGRLISLTLTPEASQDGPKRFGRIGAGLSVDIDALADIRQTVQRGPVAAMGKALRQTWTISSLSLRMMWRMVTGNVSYKQLSGPVAIAGIAGQSAQIGLHAYLEFLCLISISLGVLNLLPVPVLDGGHLMYYSAELLRGRPLSERVMELGQRVGVGLLAALMIVALFNDITRLVGS